The genomic interval CTATTATGTTTTGTTGATTGCGGATTGTATGGGATTTGATCACGGCGATGATTTGTGTTTATACCGGGGTGACAACCCCGGGAACCAGGCAACCAACAAAACATAATACAACCCCGTTAGGGGTTGCCGTGTTTGTAGCCCGGGGTGACAACCCCGGGAAACCCGGTATGCAACAAAACGTAATACAACCCCGTTAGGGGTTGCCGTGTTTGTAGCCCGGGGTGACAACCCCGGGAACCCGGCAACCAACAAAACATAATACAACCCCGTCAGGGGTTGCCGTGTTTGTAGCCCGGGGTGACAACCCCGGGAAACCCGGTATGCAACAAAACGTAATACAACCCCGTTAGGGGTTGCCGTGTTTGTAGCCCGGGGTGACAACCCCGGGAAACCAGGCAACCAACAAAACATAATACAACCCCGTTAGAGGTTGCCATGTTTGTAGCCCGGGGTGACAACCCCGGGAACCAGGCAATCAACAAAACATAATACAACCCCGGAAACCCGATTACAACGGCCGTATCACAAACGTATGCCGCCCGTTACTCACCCCCTCCTTACGCTGCAACAACAAGCGCGTGATCTGCCGGTGAGACCAGTTATCTGCCAGTCGTTTTTCATCGGGCGCGTCGCAATCTATTTGTGCCTTTTTCACATTCCAGGTATCCGCATCATATTCCAGCAACACAGGCCGTTCTCCGGGTATATTGAACCGGATAGCGCCTCGTTGTAACTCTACGGGGCAAACCGTCATGAAGGTCTGTGTCAGCGTTGCAGCAGGTGCATTCAGCACAAAATCATCCGTAATACTTACCCTGTTCTGCTGCCGGTCCATTTTCACGTCCCGTTTCCACTGGCTGACACCAGCCTCGGGGGCATAGGCGCCGGCAATATCCATATGCAGGGTAACATTATTACCGTCTTTCAGGTATTGCACTTCCCTGGCGCCGAATTTCCTGCCGGCGCTTTGCTGCACGCCGTTGATGGTAGGGAGGTTATGATAAGCGGAGCTATTATACCAGAGCTGGTACCGCTCTTTAGAGAAGGTTTTTGCCGTGTAGGTGCCCAGCCCTACATCGATAATGACCGGCTGCCCTGCCGCATAAACGATAAAGTCGCCTACGTCGTTATGATTATGGCTCTCGCCATTATGCCCGCCATGAGCAGCTACAAATAATCCTTTATCTGTCCTGGCCGCCATCAGCTGGATGCTTTCCAGCCAGACATCCGGAATAGCAGGCGCCTGCCCTTTGCTCATACTGCAATCTATCCAGGACTGCATATTGAAAAGCATCCTGGGTTTGGCAAAATCGCCGGAAATAGGCGTACGTACGGGGTATTGATGAAAAGCCCAGGCGCCGAAGCTTGTCAGCACAGTATCCCGCAGGGCTTTTCCCATACGGTACAACAGGAGGCCGTCGGTACTGATCACGGGCGAGGCATCTGCAACGTTGATATAATAACTGCCGGCGATATACATTTTGTAGATGTAAGCTGCCATGTTCGTTATAATCGGCGCATTGTAGATGTTCAGTTTACCGCCCGTGGCGCTTTCGAGGATGGTTAAGGCATCGAACACCCTGCCGGTGGCGCCCGACCAGTAAACAGGGCCTTCATCTATAGCGCCATCATCTCCGATGAAATTAATATAGTGATCCAGCAGGTGCATGGCATGCTGCAATTCATTGATCCGCCGCTCAGGATCTTTTTCAAGTAAAAGCAGGCTTACCATCCAGTTGCTGATCACCCATGGATTCCAGTTGTTAATGGGATATTCCTTCGTACCCTTCTTCAGATAAAAATATCTGTCGCTGTCCTTCTCCAGCGACACCAGCATTCTCCTGTTCACCTCATAGTAAATACGTTTACGCAACAATACGGAATAAGCGTCCAGTTGCTTACCCAGCAGGTAATCGGTCAGCGCAAGTACAGCAGCGGTTTCACTTACAAAAAGGTCCACAGCAGGGTCTTCGACATCGGCCAGGTTAATGCCTGCTTTCTGCAGGTAAAGATGTCCTGGTGTGCCCCAGTAGCTTTCCTCGCATAAAGACCAGATGCCATTTATGATGGCATTAAGAAAACGTCCTTTCTGTTCTATAGATTCAGCTACCGCCATTGTAAATAGCTGGTCCCGCTTTCTGAAAGAAATTTCCTCGTAATGTGAGCGATCGCCATTCTGCTGGTATTCCATCATCATGGTGGCGGGAATGGCCACAAAGGGGATCTTCTGGTATACTTCTGCCTGCCTGATAATACTCTGACGGACGGAATCAGGCAACACCTTCTGCCATTCTGCAGCGCTTGTGGGGAAAGGATGCCACTGGGCCTTGGGTAACAGGGCATCAGCAATCTCCTGACGGGAGAATTTGCTTAACAGGTTGCGGGGCGTCTGTGCTGTTGTCTGAACAGATATCATATGCAATGACATCAGCAGTAACAGGGATGAAATGAAATTTGTCATTACTAATGATTCACTTATCAACAGGTCATCCTTCCTTACCGACAGGAATCGCCTGTTGACCGATTCGAAAAAAAGTGGAGCCTTCCACGCTGATACCTTTGTATCACATTCTCAAAAACACTAAACAAATGAGTCATGAAAAAGATCTTTTTTGCAGCGGGCGTATTGCTGATGTCAGTTAACATCGCATTTGCACATACTCAGGACGAAGGTAAAAAAACAAAAGCGGAGAGAAAGGAAATACGCAGGGAAAACAAAGATGAGGTGAGCATTTTTACGAGGAACCAGTTCTATCAGGATTTCCCCGAAGCAACCAATATACGCTTCGAGAAGACAAACTATTTCGACGAAGTGGCTTTTACCCTGGGTCAAAAAGACATGAGGGCTTACTATGATGTTCGCAGTAACCTCGTAGGCACAACGGAAACAAAGGCATTAGCTGATCTCCCTGAAAACGCACAGCGTACCATTCAGAAAAAATACGGCGACTTCAATGTAGAAAGAGTATTCCTGTACGATGACAACGAAGCCAATGAAACGGATATGACATTGTTTGATATGGCATTTGATGACGCCGATAACTATTTCGTAGAACTAAGAAAGAACAGTGAAGTAATGATTGTTAAGGTTGATATGGCTGGGAATGTTTCATTCTTCAAGTCCATTCAGTGATGAATGAAAAAGGCGTTCAACCGAATGAACGCCTTTTTTTATTTATCTGGTTATTAGTACAAGCCGGCCATGTTCTTTTTCAGCAAGGCTTTCCATAAAAATTTCAGAGACTTCCCCTATGAAATAAACGGGGTCTTTCTTTGCAAATTCTTTCGAAGGATCATCAGGATATACCAGTTGTTCCTTGAACGGAAAGTTATTACCTATAATATCTTCTGTTGGTCGCTTTCCTCTCAGCAACAAGGGCAGCCCATGTTCCAGCATGGCCATTGCAGACCCGCTTTTTCCGAACAAGGTATAGTCGGCACGTGAGATGCCAATATCTGCCCTGAGCAAATGATTGGAAATAGATTCTTCCGGAAGGAAACCGCGGTCTATTACATTTTCTTCACCAAAAGCATGACGGGAAATGTCCAAGGCTTTTTCTTTGTAATGTCCGCCATTGCCGATGATCTCCAGGCATACGGTTTTACCTGTCTTCTCTCCTATGGCGCTCAGAAAATCAACTTGCCGTTTATAGTCGTCCAGCGCCCCCGTAAAACAGCCGAAATGAATGGCTGTAAGGCTGTCGGGGCTCTTTGTTTCTTCCTGTGGCATGCCTGCTACCGGAATATTACTGAACAGGGGAATAAGATTCACCTCTTTCCAACCGAGGTTCTTTTTATAAATACCGATAGAAGTAGTTACAGATTCAGGATTGATGGCTGCCAGCATTTGCTTGATGATCACTTTTTGCATCAGCCCCAGCATCTTCAGTTTAAAACTGCTGTATCCGTGAAGCCCCACCCAGAGCTCATGGAACATGAAATGCCATTTGATATTGCTACCCAAACTTTTCAGATGCTTACCGAACGAAAAAGGCAATCCTCTTTTCTCGAAAGAGAAAGGTACATACTGAAGGCTCACCCATTCGGGGCCAAATTTCCTGATATAGTCGCCCGCGTGGGAAAAACGCTCCTTTTCATCCATTGATGCAGGTAAACGGAGAACAGGTACTTCGATACCATTGCTACTTTGAAGACCATCATATAGGGAAGCGCTGACCCTGTCATTCAGGGCGATGATTGCTACCTCGTGCGATTTCCGGATCAACTCACATGCCAGTCGTCTCGAATAATCGCCCACACCATCCCTACCAGGCTCCAGTGAACCACACAGAAAAATAAGTTTCACGGTATAATGTTCTTACTGGTTAATAAAATGGGAAACTCTCCAACTGTTATTTCGGGTAATGCTCATCCTGCTTTCTGAAGATAATGGGTTGAATTTACTGTAACATATTGGATAATAGAACGTTGGTTAACATTCGTAGGTCTGTTTCCGGGGTCTTAAACAAGTAAGGATGTCAAAATGGTGAAGGCAATGAGAAGAGAAGTACCTTCTTATGGATTGAAATGAATCACTATTTATTTAAAAAAATATATATCTTTTTTATCCACAGCGACCGCCTGCTGCAACATATTAGACGAGATGCATATATCATGATCTACTGAAATCAGTAAGCTTATCAAGGGTTTACCAGTTCATCATTACAGATCATTTCAATGTAACACTTGAAAACAGCGGTTCATGGAGCGGCATCTACAGTTATCATCATCTCCGGATAATCGCTGTATAAAGGTTAGCGTTACCATATACCGATGGCCGCTTTCCTATCATCTCAACATGCCCGAAACCATGTTTTTTAAACAGTTTTCCGAGGGAGGGATAACTCAGCGGATAAGGCACCCAGGTAGGCACCGGCCGGTCTGTATTGTATTCGACGATCAGTAGTCTGCCCTCAGGTTTCAGGTGTCTTTTCAGTTTCTCCAGGAAGGCAGCCTGGTCCCTGACATAATGCAAAGCATTCGCCATCACAATGCCATCCAGGGCCGCAAAGGGCCATTCGTTCTTCACGAAATCAAGTTCCATGGTCTTCACCTGTATCCCTGCCGGTGCAGGTATCTGCAGGCCGGCAGCTAGTTTTTGATCTACCGCATAGATCAGGCTTCCAGCTGCTAAATAATGTGCGAGTGCAGTGGTAAAAGTCCCCGAGCCACAACCCAGATCTGCCCAGTTGGAAGGACCGGGATGGGACAGTTCCTGATGTTTGATAAATTGAATCGCATCCTCCGTTCTCATAGCCTTGCAAGGTAGGCAATTTTTTAACTGCGGCTCCGGTTGTCCGTTTCCGGCCAGTATAACGTGCGCAGGTGAACATTCTGTCCCTGGCGGTCAATTGAAAATCGGCCACAGTAGCGGATGTCCCTGAATGGCAATCTTTTTGTACTTTATGCGCCCGACAACTAAGATCACCGCTATAATGCTCGCTTTATGCTGAAAAATTATCTCAAAATTGCCTGGCGCAATATGTTAAGGAAAAAAGCCTATTCCGCGATTAACATAACCGGTCTCGCAATAGGCATTACCTGCTGTATACTGATCACCCTATACGTACAGGATGAACTGTCGTACGACCGCTACAACAGCCATTTCGATAAAATTTACCGGGTACTGCATGCCTATCGTAACCCCAAAGACGTTGACAGGAACTCCGCTCCTGCCCCGGAAGATTACCAGGTATGGGGAAATGCTCCCGTAGCGCCTTCACTGGCGGCAGATTTTCCGGAGATAAAGAAGATAGTAAGATTTACCAGTCCTAATACCTTCCTGCTGGAACATGGCGAAAGGCGTTTTCAGCAAGAAGGGTTTGTGTTCACCGATTCAACCGTGTTTGATATCTTTAGCTGGAAGATGCTGGCCGGCAATCCTAAAGTCGCGCTCGTGGCGCCTAACAGCGTGGTATTAACGAAGAGTATCGCAGAGAAATACTTCGGTAACGAAAATCCGCTTGGACAAACACTACGCGTGGACAACCAGGAAACATTCACTGTTACAGGTGTAATGGAAGATGTTCCGGCTAATTCTCATCTGAGTTTTAATGGCCTTGTTTCCATGAGCACATTCAGAAAGTGGCGGCCGGAGATCTTCGATGAATGGGGGTATATCGATTTTTATACCTACTTCCTCATGCCGGAACATACGGATATTAAAACACTGGAAGCAAAGATCCCGGCGTTTGCAGCACGTCATTACCCCAAAAGTGACCGCAGTATTTATACCATCGCGTTTGAGCCCTTATCCGCAGCATACCTGCACTCCAAGGCGCAACGGCAACCGGGACCTACCGGCAGTCTCTCGAACGTATATATATTTTCAATCATCGCCATATTCGTACTGCTGATCGCCTGTATCAATTTCGTGAACCTGTCTACCGCCCGGTCTATGGAAAGAGCCAGGGAAGTAGGTGTAAGGAAGGCGGTGGGTGCGTATCAGCAGGGGTTGATATATCAATTCCTGACAGAGTCTATCCTTATTTCATTTTCAGCTGTATTGCTGGCCATTATATTCACCATATTAGCCTTACCCGCTATCCGGGAAATATCCGGCAAACCGCTCACCTATTCCCTGCTACTCTCCTGGAAGTTTACCCCGGCGCTGGTACTGTTGCCTTTTGTACTGGGCTTACTGGCAGGCAGTTATCCTGCCTGGGTACTGGCAAGGTTCAGGCCTGTAGAGGTGCTTAAAGGTCAGTTCCGTTCTTCGAATAAGGGCATTGCATTGCGGAAGGCACTGGTAATTGTACAATTCAGTTTATCCATAGCGCTCATCGCCGGGACCATGATCGTCTATTCACAGCTCAAACATCTTCGCTCACATTCCCTTGGCTTCCGCCAGGACCAGATGCTGGTGATCGACTATGGTGGTGATCAGAAGGTGAACGAGTCTTTTGAGACTATTAAAGCCGTGTTGGCAAAAAATCCCGCGGTACAATCTATTACTGCATCCAGGGCCGTGCCCGGCGATTTCTACCCGAACGGCACGACATTCATAGAATCGCAGAGTGGGGAAATGAAAAACGAAACGCCTGGTATGTATGAAATAGACTTTGACTTCATTCCCGCCTACGAAATGAAAATGGCCGCCGGCAGGGCCTATTCCCGCGAATTCCCTACAGACGCCCAGGAGGCCCTCATCATCAACGAAGCGGCTGCCAGACAGTTTGGCTATGCAAACCCTGCAGATATAGTGGGTAAACGCTTTGAACAGTGGGGACGTAAAGGCGCCGTGATTGGCGTTGTCAAGGATTTCAACTATCAGTCACTGCATAAAAAGGTGGAACCACTGGCCATGAGGATGGCGCCGCAGTCCTCACTGAGCAAATTATCGCTCCGTATAAAAACAGATCATTTATCGCAGACCTTAAAAGAACTGGAACAGACATGGGCTACGCTTGCACCACACCGCCCCTTCCTGTATAGCTTCCTGGACCAGTCATTCAATAAGCAGTATCAACAAGACGCGCGCTTTGGAGAATTATTCGCAGCCTTCGCTGGCCTGACCATCTTCATTGCATGCCTCGGCCTCTTCGGGCTGGCCACCTATGCTACTGAACAACGTGTGAAGGAAATCGGCGTACGAAAAGTACTGGGCGCGTCGGTGACCAACATTGTACGCTTACTTTCTTCGGATTTCATCAAGCTTGTACTGGTAGCAATACTGATCGCTACGCCGGTAATATGGTGGGCGATGCAGGAATGGCTGGAGGGATATGCATACCGGATCAGCATTCAGTGGTGGATGATAGCGATGGCGGGAATATTGGCAGTAGTAACGGCATTACTCACGGTTAGCCTGCTGGCTGTAAAAGCAGCGCTTATGAATCCTGTAAAGGCACTAAGAACGGAATAATAAACATGCTGGCGGCCTCTATAGGTCGCCAGCATATATCGTTATAACGCGTTACCCTGTACCAGCAACATCTTTCTTACCGCCGCATCTTTCAGATGCAGGAACTGCTCTCTTTCCTTATCCAGCTTAAATGCATCAAAATCTTCCTTAGCAGGAAAACTCACCAGGTGTACTTCGTAGGGCATTTCCAGTTCCCCGGCAATCAATTGTCCTGCAGACGGACGGAGGCGTAATAATAATTTCCCTTTATATTTCTCTATAAGTGGTATGGCAACATCTTCAAACTGGTGAAAGGTATGCTCCTGTCCTTCATGGATGTAGATCAGCTGGGTGATATATATCATAAGAATAGCGTTAAAACGGCAACAATTTAGTCTTTTCGAAATAAGGGACTAGTAGTATTTTTATACAAATAACGAAAACCATGGTAGCATTCTTAGGTACAGGACTATTGGGAGCCAACTTTGTGAAAGCACTCCTCAAAAAGGGAACACAGGTACAGGTATGGAACCGCACCGCATCGAAGGCATCTGCATTGGAAGCTGATGGTGCAAAAGCATTTGCGGATGTTGCAGATGCAGTAAAGGGAGCAGATATTATACATCTTACCTTAAAAGATGATGCCGCTGTGAATGAAGTACTGGCATCCGCCCGCAAAGGCTTAAAACCAGGCGCCATCATTATCGATCATACTACCACATCTACCGCAGGCGCCATACAAAGGACCCGTGAGTGGAAAGAACAGGGGTTCACCTATTTACATGCCCCTGTTTTTATGGGACCTATAAATGCACTTGAAAGCACGGGTTATATGCTCGTTTCCGGCGATCAGGCTGTTATCGGTCAACTGGAGCCTATGCTGTCAAAAATGACCGGCAAGGTGCTTAATTTCGGCGCAGAAGAAGGTAAAGCTGCAGGTATGAAACTGATAGGGAATCTCTTCCTCGTTACTTTCACAGCAGGCATTGCGGATACACTCTCGCTGGCGAAAGCAATGCATATACCATTGGAAGACCTCAACACATTATTTGATTCCTGGAATCCCGGCGCCATGCTGGCAGCGCGCTTACAGCGGGTAGCGGGAGGAAAATATGATCAGCCATCCTGGGAATTAAATATGGCAAGAAAAGATACACAGCTATTCATAGAGGAAGCTGCACAAGGAGGGACTACCCTGGCCGTCATTCCGGCTATAGCGGCAGAAATGGATAAATGGATAGCGAAGGGACATGGCGGTGACGACTGGACAGTGATCGGGAAAGATGCTGCTACCAGATGATATTACAGTCAAACGGGATTGCATGCAATCCCGTTTGACCGTACAACTATTTTTTAGGGGCGGGAAAGTGCCGGACCTTTTCGTCAAACACCACGATCTTTCCATTTACAATTTTAGCATCATTGACAACAGCCATAGAATCCGTTTTCCCTTTTTTATCCGTCCAGGTTTGTTTATACCATACGGTTACCCATTCGTCTTTCTTATCTTCAGATATCACCGATTCCCAGTCATCCATCTTCAGATTTACAGTGGCGTAATCTTCCCATGAATGTTCCAGCATAGCGGTAAGACTATCATGCTGTATGACTTTATGGAAGTAATCGACAGACAGATCCACGCTGTCACCGAAATAAGAAGCACATTCAGCTGCATTCTTTGTTTCCCATGCTTTCAGCATGTTTAATACAACCTGGGTATTCTTCTTATCACCGGGTTGCCAGTTCTTGTAAGGCTTGTCAAGCGTGTACGGATACTTTACTTCTTCTGATGATGATTCCATCATCGATTTAGAGCTATCGGCACTCATGCTTTCAGCTTTTTTTTCAGGGGTGTTACAGGCAGTAACGAGTAAAATGAGACATGAAAAAGAAAGGAATGCTTTCATTGTGGTGGAGTTTAAAGGATGACAGATTATTTGGAGTTACTGAATATTTCCCGGCGCAATCACATGTGTAGTAGTACGTTATATAGATTAAGTGAATCTAGTGAAAATAGTTGAGAAATGAAAAAAATATCGGAGGCAGGGTTACCGCGAATATCCCTGATATGGCAAAGTTAATGAACAACGAAAATCACGAGACAACATATTTTAGCTGAATACTATATTTAATTATATTTGGCGCGCCTGGCTTTAAGGCAATCAATACAAATAACCCAAATGACAAGACAAGAAGTAGAGCTAATCATCTTTAAAGTTAGCGCAGACGGACAGGACGCCATCAATATGAAAATCTATAAAAATGGAACAACTTGTAGATATGGTGCCGGCGGACTACCACAACTTGGAATCTCAGCTATGAGTATCTTCAATGATGCCCGTTTTTTTGATCCTTTAATAGCAAAAGTACCTGACGAAATTCTTGAAAGACCTGTGATGTATGAAGAAGAGACACCAAACGGCTATATAGAATATATAATTGCTTTTTATGGCGTGTCAAAAAATGGCAATACAGGAGAAGGGGCGGATTGGAGCAAATCGACAGGTGTCAGAATAAAGCTTGCGCATCAATCTACATTCAATCACCCTATCATTGGGTTCCTGGATGGTTTCACACTTGATGCTGCAGAGCTGACTAATGAGTGGTACTTTGACGTGATGTTGAATGCACAGTATAAAATGTTAAGTTCAATGCTGCCTAAAGAGACCTTTATTGCACAGCCTAAGACGGAAGCGGAAATTTACACTCATTTTGAAAATTACATAAATCAGATGATGACAAGTTCCAGAAAGTGGAGTATGATCGACTTTGATGAGAACAAAACATATGAGCGGGATGGTCAAACGTTTGTAGGGGTAATTCAGCATGACGAGAAAAGCTTTTCAGTTAATTTTATTCCCGAATAAAATCATCCTGGCTGGCGGGTTAATAAGGCCGGAGGCCTGCGGTTGAACCCCAATATGAGACTCAAGTTGAAGTTACAGGGGCACATTTGGCGGAGTTTATTTCTGAGGGATCTCTTAATAAAATACCAGTTGTAGAATTTCTCAGGGCACCAAAAAGGCGATTCTTTCGAATCGCCTTTTTGACTCAGCAGCGTTTATTTGTCTTCGTAAAGAACAGTTTCCTTTTTAAAGGCCTCCAGCATCAAATGCAGTTCATGCATCAAGCCTTCTTCAGAAGGACAAACAGGCGTTAATGATTCCAGCGTCCAGAAACTTATTTCGCCCTTTTCATTATAGAATACTTCATGAATACCGTAATCATACTCACCAGATTCGTTCATTCTCTTCATTACTCTGTAATTCCAGGACATTTATTGCTTATTTTTTCGGTTTTTACTGAAGGATAACTTATTTCATCAAGGCATAGAAAACAAAAAAGGTAACCGTTTCCAGTTACCTTTTTCCCTTTTGGGTGATCGAAGGGTTTCGAACCCTCGACCCTCAGAACCACAATCTGATGCTCTAACCAACTGAGCTAGACACAAGAAGCTGATTCTTAATTATTTAAAAAGTAAATTATTTCAAAGAATCCTCAAAATTAAGAAATGTAACCCAAAATGTGACCCAAAATGATTTTTACTTATGGCTGAGAGTGCTACTCTCCTTTCCTGTATTTATTGACACAGTCAACAATTCCTCTTAGTACAAGCTCCCCATTTTTTAAAATGCTCTCCTTTTCAGCATTGCTGAGTGCCTGTACCATAAATCTGTCTGTTGCCCTCATTTTTCTGAAAAATGCAGCTTCAGAGTAGCCACAGTCTAAACAGACCAATTTTCTGAATAGAATGGGTGCATTATTGAAAACATCAAATAAATCCTTTAGTATTTGTCTTTCCTCCATGTCTGGCAGCATTAATTGTTTTACTCTGTCTTTAAATCTTTCACTTTGCTCCTCATCCTCCTGGTCACTGATATATTCAGGAAAATTTCTAGGGCAACCTAAATAGGTGATAAAGTGATATACAAAAATGGTGTTATAAGATGCAAGTAGTGCCTGTTTGATTTTTCCTTCACTTGAGTACCCTAATATTGAATAGATAATATTATACTCTTCTTCTCCATACTTTCTAAGCACATAACTTTTACAACTCAATGCCTCAGTAAAGATGTCTCTTTCTGGCCTCAGAAAGAATACCTGAATTATTGGAAATACATAACTTGCCTCATCCTCAAACTTCACCTGCACATAGTTCTTATCAATAACCATAGCTACTATCCCAACCTGCCCCATTCTTGGGTGGTACATATACTGGCTGCTATCATCATTTGTATGTGAGTAATGGGTATTTAGTTTAATAATAACCATCTGTCCATACAGGATTTCCAGTTGTACCTTTGAATAGCTGAGATCATACTCTTTATAGGGCTGTATTGAGGTAGTCTTCATAAGGACATTGTATTTTAATGTCTGTTATATCCTGGGAGATATGTTCTTTGAACAACTCAATCATAACATCCCCTAACCAATGAATGCCTTCTACAAGTCCCAGTAGAACTGTATAAAAATGCATCATGTCTTCTCTGGCTTGTAGTGATACCTCATCCATATATCTACTGCTCATGGCTGCATATAGCATATCCAGCAATTGTTTGCTTGATTTTTCAAGATCATCATTGTCTATAAATGTTGAAATCTTGTCCAGGTTCCTTTTTATAATCTCCTGTTTGTTGATCATAGTACTCTTTTGATTGTTAATAAGCAGCTTTACATTTTGGGGACTGAAAAGAAAGCTGGAAATAAAACAGTGTTTATATGTAGACATTTACCCTCCTTACCCTGGGTAGGGCTGGTAAGCTGATTTTATTAAATGCAAAAAGGGCTGCTATTACAGCAACCCTTGTATGACTAACCCATTAAAACAGAAAAAGCCACCTGAAATAAATCAGATGGCTATGATAACTTTTATGAGTTTCCTCATCTTGGTAGTTTTACTCCTTTTAATGCTTCATTAGCTTTTGCTAGTTTTTCAGGAGCAACCTTTCTTTCATCAATCTTATTCAACCTTTCATCAACAGTCAAGGTAATCTCCTTCTTAGATATTTCACTTATGAATTTTATGACTTTCTTCTCCATACAATGAATTTACGACTTAATTCTAATTAAAAAACCATCCAATTCCATGTTTTTCTGAAATGGAAGAATGTCATTACCAATTTTAGAATAGACCTCGAATTTTAATAACAGATAATCCAGATTAATTCCTATTGCCATTCTATACAGCCTTGTTCTTTCTTTTGTACTGCCAGTGAAAAACACCCATCTCTCAGGGTATGTTTTTAGATATATTTCCACAACATGAGCAACTGTTGACAAGACCTTATTCCTGTCACCATTTGCAGTAATAGACATATCATTTATTTCGTCATTTATTTCAATATCTCCTAGCATGAGATTATATACATCAGAATATTCAGTTGGCATAAAAACTATTCTTTTGGGAATAACACCTTTCTTACCAATACTAAAAAACTCAAACACACTAAGTCCCTCCTTTATATAAAGGTCTTTATATACTTCATATTGCATTATTGTTTGTTGA from Chitinophaga filiformis carries:
- a CDS encoding DUF6934 family protein; this encodes MQYEVYKDLYIKEGLSVFEFFSIGKKGVIPKRIVFMPTEYSDVYNLMLGDIEINDEINDMSITANGDRNKVLSTVAHVVEIYLKTYPERWVFFTGSTKERTRLYRMAIGINLDYLLLKFEVYSKIGNDILPFQKNMELDGFLIRIKS